In Chryseobacterium gleum, a single genomic region encodes these proteins:
- a CDS encoding polyprenyl synthetase family protein, whose amino-acid sequence MEFLDRYQQIVADAITKYTFKDKPSELYEPMNYIISHGGKRLRPIMVLMACEMFGGDLKEAIKPALAIEFFHNFTLIHDDIMDEAPLRRNKPTIHTLHGLNVGILSGDGLMLKAYKFFEDLEPEIFKACIRIFTHTGLLLCEGQQYDINFETQKDVTFDDYIRMITYKTGVLSASSFEIGALIAKADFKDAKAIFNFGKHIGIAFQIMDDYLDVFGDQAQFGKKHAGDIYENKKTVLYLLAREHATDEERKELDYWYSKKTENVDKVYGVEKIFRRTKVDEKALRLIEKHNEIGQSYLQKIDVPEEKKKPFIELANYLLRRES is encoded by the coding sequence ATGGAATTTTTAGACAGATACCAGCAGATTGTTGCGGACGCTATTACGAAATATACTTTTAAAGATAAACCTTCGGAACTATATGAGCCGATGAACTATATTATTTCCCATGGTGGAAAACGTCTTCGTCCCATTATGGTGCTTATGGCATGTGAGATGTTCGGAGGAGATCTTAAAGAAGCAATTAAGCCTGCACTGGCCATCGAGTTTTTCCATAATTTCACGCTGATTCATGACGACATTATGGATGAGGCGCCTTTGAGAAGAAATAAGCCAACTATTCATACCCTGCATGGCCTTAATGTTGGAATTCTTTCCGGGGACGGACTGATGCTTAAAGCGTATAAATTTTTTGAAGATCTTGAACCTGAAATCTTCAAGGCATGTATCAGAATATTTACTCACACAGGCCTTTTATTATGTGAAGGACAGCAGTATGATATCAACTTTGAAACTCAGAAGGATGTTACTTTTGACGATTATATCAGAATGATTACATATAAGACCGGTGTTCTGAGTGCTTCTTCATTTGAGATCGGAGCTTTGATTGCAAAAGCAGACTTCAAAGATGCCAAAGCGATTTTCAATTTCGGAAAACATATTGGAATTGCCTTCCAGATTATGGATGATTATCTTGATGTATTCGGAGATCAGGCACAGTTCGGGAAAAAGCATGCCGGAGATATTTATGAAAACAAGAAAACCGTTCTGTATCTGCTGGCAAGAGAACACGCTACAGATGAAGAAAGAAAAGAGCTGGATTACTGGTATTCCAAAAAAACTGAAAATGTAGATAAGGTATACGGAGTTGAAAAGATTTTCAGAAGAACAAAAGTAGATGAGAAAGCATTGCGTCTGATCGAAAAACATAATGAAATCGGACAAAGCTATCTTCAGAAAATAGATGTGCCGGAAGAGAAGAAAAAACCTTTTATCGAACTGGCAAATTATTTGTTGAGAAGAGAAAGTTAA
- a CDS encoding inorganic phosphate transporter translates to MEFPILLIVIIALALIFDYINGFHDAANSIATIVSTKVLTPFQAVLWAALWNFAAFFIAAYIIGEFKIGNTIAKTVNENFITLEVILSGLVAAIAWNLLTWWFGIPSSSSHTLIGGFLGAALMHAFMMDYHDVAAAQPDLGTWGTIKEAFNQVTHQSVVKFDKVIPIFLFIFMAPIIGMIISVIITLIIIHLYKRSNPHKADQSFKRLQLASSALFSLGHGLNDAQKVMGIIGAAVIYYHVNMLQDVQYLNIPSAERFDYFAQHYIWVPLVSFLAIGLGTMSGGWKIIKTMGTKITKVTSLEGVSAETAGAITLFITDHFGIPVSTTHTITGSIIGVGLTKRVSAVRWGITVSLLWAWVLTIPISAIVAGITYLVVTFLS, encoded by the coding sequence ATGGAATTTCCTATTTTACTGATAGTTATTATTGCGCTGGCTCTTATCTTCGATTATATCAATGGTTTCCATGATGCTGCCAACTCAATTGCAACTATAGTTTCTACAAAAGTTTTAACTCCATTCCAGGCTGTACTTTGGGCGGCGCTTTGGAACTTTGCAGCGTTCTTCATTGCTGCTTATATTATTGGAGAATTCAAAATCGGTAATACAATTGCCAAAACAGTTAACGAGAATTTTATCACCCTTGAAGTTATACTTTCCGGTCTTGTGGCAGCTATTGCCTGGAACCTGCTGACATGGTGGTTCGGAATCCCATCATCATCATCACATACGCTGATCGGAGGTTTCCTTGGAGCTGCTCTTATGCATGCTTTCATGATGGATTATCATGATGTGGCAGCAGCGCAGCCGGACCTTGGAACATGGGGCACCATTAAAGAAGCTTTCAATCAGGTAACGCATCAGAGTGTGGTGAAGTTTGATAAAGTAATTCCTATTTTCCTGTTCATTTTCATGGCTCCGATTATAGGGATGATTATCTCCGTTATCATTACACTGATTATTATACACCTTTATAAAAGATCAAACCCGCACAAAGCAGACCAGTCTTTCAAAAGGCTGCAATTGGCTTCTTCAGCTTTATTCAGCTTGGGACACGGTTTGAATGATGCACAGAAAGTAATGGGGATCATTGGTGCAGCAGTAATTTATTATCATGTTAATATGCTTCAGGATGTTCAGTATCTGAATATTCCTTCTGCAGAACGTTTTGATTATTTTGCTCAGCATTATATCTGGGTTCCTTTGGTTTCATTCCTTGCCATTGGTTTAGGAACCATGAGCGGTGGTTGGAAAATCATCAAAACAATGGGAACCAAAATTACTAAAGTAACTTCATTAGAAGGAGTAAGTGCAGAAACTGCAGGTGCTATTACTTTATTCATCACAGACCACTTCGGTATTCCTGTATCTACAACCCATACAATTACAGGTTCTATCATCGGGGTAGGCTTGACAAAAAGAGTTTCAGCTGTTAGATGGGGGATTACGGTAAGCCTTCTTTGGGCTTGGGTATTAACAATTCCAATCTCAGCTATTGTAGCAGGAATTACCTATCTTGTGGTGACTTTCTTATCTTAA
- a CDS encoding DEAD/DEAH box helicase, with the protein MNLFTETNLSPDILKAIGELGYESPTEIQKQTIPFILSDIRDLIALAQTGTGKTAAFSLPILDMIDDTSRKIQLLVLCPTRELCLQISKDIKNYSKYMKDIKTTAVYGGSSIVEQMRSLKDKPQIIVGTPGRVIDLINRKALDFSAIHWLVLDEADEMLSMGFKDELETILSETPETKQTFLFSATMNKEVERISKNYLTKPHRISVGSINEVKKNITHEYYVVGYRQKKEALKRLIDANPNQYSIIFCRTRMETQEVADFLMQNGYAADALHGDLSQAQRDTVMKKFRLKNIDILVATDVAARGLDVNSLTHVIHFSLPDDPEVFVHRSGRTGRAGKDGISMALIKPEESRKLKQIKSATKIEIHERTIPTGDDIIKAQVGGVFEKLLTEHEDLFEFDDSLIPDLSNFTKEELVHQLLQFQLKDLALYYKDKHDLVEQKLSSRDDDYSRRDRRDRDRDRGRDRDRGRDRERGGKPRRRDENMVRFFFNLGKKDHLKKLDVLDIINKATAGGKSKKRAEIGDIEILEKFSFFEVEKSFKDNVLSNIQSMKFKGKDMRAEVAN; encoded by the coding sequence ATGAATTTATTTACGGAAACCAATTTAAGTCCTGATATCCTTAAGGCAATTGGCGAACTGGGTTACGAAAGCCCAACAGAAATCCAAAAACAGACTATCCCTTTTATTCTTTCAGATATTCGCGACTTGATCGCACTTGCGCAGACAGGGACAGGCAAAACAGCAGCGTTTTCGCTTCCGATTTTGGATATGATTGACGATACGAGTCGCAAAATCCAATTATTGGTGCTTTGTCCGACACGGGAATTATGTCTTCAGATTTCTAAAGACATAAAGAATTACTCTAAGTACATGAAAGACATCAAAACTACTGCGGTTTATGGTGGAAGTAGTATTGTAGAGCAAATGAGATCTTTGAAGGATAAACCGCAAATCATTGTGGGAACTCCGGGAAGAGTAATTGATCTTATCAACAGAAAGGCATTAGACTTTTCTGCCATTCATTGGTTAGTATTAGACGAAGCTGATGAAATGCTTTCAATGGGATTCAAAGATGAATTGGAAACCATTCTAAGCGAAACTCCGGAAACAAAACAGACTTTCTTATTCTCTGCAACGATGAATAAAGAAGTGGAAAGAATTTCCAAAAATTACCTTACAAAACCTCACCGTATTTCTGTAGGTTCTATCAATGAAGTGAAGAAGAACATTACGCATGAATACTATGTGGTAGGGTACCGCCAGAAAAAAGAAGCATTGAAAAGATTAATCGATGCCAATCCTAACCAGTATTCTATCATCTTCTGCAGAACGAGAATGGAAACTCAGGAGGTTGCTGATTTCTTAATGCAGAACGGATATGCAGCGGATGCTCTTCACGGAGACCTTTCTCAGGCGCAGAGAGATACGGTAATGAAGAAATTCAGATTGAAAAACATTGATATTCTTGTAGCGACAGACGTTGCGGCAAGAGGATTAGATGTAAACTCACTGACTCACGTTATTCACTTCTCTTTACCGGATGATCCTGAAGTATTCGTTCACAGAAGCGGAAGAACAGGTAGAGCCGGAAAAGACGGTATTTCTATGGCTCTGATCAAGCCTGAAGAAAGCAGAAAACTGAAACAGATCAAATCTGCAACAAAAATTGAAATTCATGAAAGAACGATTCCTACAGGTGATGATATTATCAAAGCTCAGGTAGGAGGTGTATTCGAAAAATTATTGACGGAGCATGAAGATCTTTTTGAATTTGATGACAGTTTAATCCCGGATCTGAGCAACTTTACAAAAGAAGAACTGGTACACCAGCTTCTGCAGTTCCAGCTGAAAGATCTTGCTTTATACTACAAAGACAAGCATGATCTTGTTGAGCAAAAATTAAGCAGCAGAGATGATGATTACTCAAGAAGAGACCGACGTGACAGAGACAGAGATCGTGGCCGCGACAGAGACAGAGGAAGAGACAGGGAGCGTGGTGGAAAGCCAAGAAGAAGAGATGAAAACATGGTAAGATTCTTCTTCAACCTTGGTAAAAAAGACCATTTAAAGAAGCTTGATGTTTTAGATATTATCAATAAAGCTACTGCTGGCGGAAAGAGCAAGAAAAGAGCTGAAATCGGTGATATTGAAATCTTAGAGAAATTCTCTTTCTTCGAAGTTGAAAAATCGTTCAAAGACAATGTTTTGAGCAATATTCAATCCATGAAATTTAAAGGAAAAGATATGAGAGCCGAGGTGGCAAACTAA
- a CDS encoding DUF47 domain-containing protein encodes MGIGNIFHAFQPKDKIFFVLFEKVTENLVAMSEEFNTGIKDFDLNDDSMLKKMSDFEHKNDELTHEIFVELGKNFITPFDREDIHTLATGLDDIADYIYASTKYIFLYKSPEMKAYSDFSLLIHKACLEIQNAMKNLKGFKNMEQVKEACIKVNSIENIADDLLSNSMVELFETNDAINIIKVSSVLNYLEVVTDKAEDVANTIENIMIKYA; translated from the coding sequence ATGGGAATTGGTAATATTTTCCACGCTTTTCAACCAAAAGATAAAATCTTCTTTGTACTTTTCGAAAAAGTAACTGAAAATCTAGTTGCAATGTCAGAAGAATTCAACACAGGAATCAAGGATTTCGATCTTAATGATGATTCAATGTTGAAGAAAATGAGTGACTTCGAACATAAGAATGATGAACTTACACACGAAATTTTCGTAGAATTAGGGAAAAACTTCATTACACCTTTTGACCGCGAGGATATCCACACGCTGGCAACAGGACTTGATGATATTGCTGATTATATCTACGCATCCACAAAATATATTTTCCTTTATAAATCACCTGAGATGAAGGCTTATTCAGACTTCTCCTTATTGATCCACAAAGCATGTCTTGAAATTCAGAATGCGATGAAAAACCTTAAAGGGTTTAAAAATATGGAACAGGTGAAAGAAGCTTGTATTAAGGTGAACTCTATTGAGAATATTGCGGACGACCTGCTTTCCAATTCAATGGTAGAATTATTTGAAACCAATGATGCCATCAACATTATTAAAGTTTCATCTGTATTGAACTACCTTGAAGTTGTAACGGACAAAGCAGAAGATGTTGCCAATACGATTGAGAACATCATGATTAAATACGCCTAA
- a CDS encoding TolC family protein, whose amino-acid sequence MKSKFFFLIFSCIAIEIFAQTPHYPPAWTLENCIEYAKANNISINSLRLSKNSAEQDLLQAKEAKYPNVSGIISQGLFALNGSNGLHMTGAQTQSIGANSSMTLYHANYIKNNEASKNLLVQMADLSVQEAQNSITLTIAQAYLNILMNQENIISLENVLKTTQTQLKQGDQLYKAGSLSKLNYLQIQSQVAQDQYNLTAAQNNLRTNTVNLKQILQLPSDYDFQIVKPDSIMVDNQLKPLQDVQNLAQDQRPEVKYGELNVENSNTNLKMARASIQPTLSLTGNISTNYSNGNGNYFNQLGNNFYMPVGLSLGIPIYNNRIYKTQIEKSKIAIEQANLDLLNTRTVLNQQIEQSYINLQNALSQYDSAFKQMDISKQSYDIVNAQMKIGSIDYVQLQQQRLLYIQSVQNYLQAKYTAVLNKQIYEFYAGNPINLK is encoded by the coding sequence ATGAAAAGCAAATTTTTCTTTTTGATATTCTCATGCATAGCCATTGAAATATTTGCTCAGACACCTCATTATCCACCCGCCTGGACATTGGAAAACTGTATCGAATATGCAAAAGCAAATAATATTTCCATTAATTCTTTACGGCTTTCAAAAAATTCGGCTGAACAGGATCTTCTTCAGGCAAAAGAAGCAAAATATCCCAACGTAAGCGGAATTATTTCACAAGGACTTTTTGCCCTCAACGGAAGTAACGGACTTCATATGACCGGTGCACAGACACAAAGTATAGGAGCCAATTCATCTATGACTCTTTATCATGCCAACTATATCAAAAACAACGAAGCTTCAAAAAATCTCCTGGTACAGATGGCTGACCTTTCAGTACAGGAAGCCCAGAACAGCATTACCCTTACCATTGCACAGGCTTATCTGAATATTCTGATGAATCAGGAAAACATCATTTCTCTTGAAAATGTACTGAAAACAACACAAACTCAGTTAAAACAAGGAGACCAGCTATACAAAGCAGGAAGCCTTTCTAAATTAAATTATCTTCAGATACAATCACAGGTTGCCCAGGATCAGTATAACCTGACCGCTGCCCAAAACAATCTTCGGACCAATACTGTTAATCTGAAACAAATCCTGCAGCTTCCTTCAGATTATGATTTTCAGATCGTAAAACCCGACAGCATTATGGTTGACAACCAGCTGAAGCCTCTGCAGGATGTACAAAACCTCGCACAAGATCAACGTCCTGAAGTAAAATATGGAGAACTGAACGTAGAAAATTCCAATACAAATCTGAAAATGGCCAGAGCCTCCATTCAGCCTACATTGAGTCTGACAGGAAATATTTCCACCAATTACTCTAACGGAAACGGAAATTATTTTAATCAGCTGGGAAACAATTTCTACATGCCTGTCGGCTTAAGCCTTGGCATTCCGATTTACAACAACAGAATTTATAAGACACAGATTGAGAAATCAAAAATTGCCATTGAACAGGCCAATCTTGACTTACTGAATACCAGAACGGTTCTTAACCAACAGATAGAGCAATCTTATATCAATCTTCAGAATGCGCTGTCTCAATATGATTCTGCCTTTAAGCAGATGGACATCAGTAAGCAAAGCTATGATATTGTTAACGCTCAAATGAAAATAGGAAGTATTGACTATGTGCAGCTTCAACAGCAGAGATTGCTATATATACAGTCTGTTCAGAATTATCTGCAGGCCAAATATACTGCAGTTCTTAACAAGCAGATCTATGAATTTTACGCAGGTAACCCTATAAATCTAAAGTAA
- a CDS encoding GSCFA domain-containing protein, with the protein MKFRTEVDIPASDKKIEIEDKIFSIGSCFASEMTDLLQDGQLQTLNNPFGTIFNPFSINNAVNRLHDSAFYEEEELITYNDEYISLDHHTSFDTRYIHQTLDKINSAIEAGNAFLQEADWIIITYGSSFIYEFLPKNKLVANCHKIPQKFFEKRLLSHQELTSSIYQTILDLKDICKEGVQILFTVSPVRHTKDGMVENQLSKSKLITAIHESISMFEDCHYLPVYEILMDDLRDYRFYKEDMIHPSTQAVNYIFEKFGNAYFSDETKDFIKENFKIIKALEHKTNDKKDPKFIEFREKLDQRIENQRRKVKHKIF; encoded by the coding sequence ATGAAATTCAGGACAGAAGTTGATATCCCCGCATCAGATAAAAAGATTGAGATTGAAGATAAAATATTTTCGATAGGTTCATGTTTTGCCTCTGAAATGACAGACTTACTGCAGGACGGGCAGCTTCAGACTTTAAATAATCCTTTTGGGACCATTTTCAATCCTTTTTCTATCAATAATGCAGTCAACAGATTACATGATTCTGCATTTTATGAAGAAGAGGAACTGATCACTTACAATGATGAATATATTTCTCTGGACCACCACACCAGTTTTGATACCCGTTATATTCATCAGACCTTGGATAAAATTAACAGCGCCATTGAAGCGGGAAATGCCTTTCTTCAGGAAGCCGACTGGATCATCATTACCTATGGATCATCATTTATTTATGAGTTTCTGCCGAAAAATAAACTGGTAGCCAACTGTCACAAAATTCCACAGAAGTTTTTTGAAAAGAGACTGCTTTCGCACCAGGAACTGACTAGTTCGATTTACCAGACCATTCTGGATCTTAAAGACATCTGTAAAGAAGGAGTACAGATCCTGTTTACGGTTTCACCAGTAAGGCATACCAAGGATGGAATGGTAGAAAACCAGTTAAGTAAATCCAAACTGATTACAGCAATTCACGAATCGATTTCGATGTTCGAAGACTGCCATTATCTGCCCGTTTATGAAATTTTAATGGATGATCTGCGGGATTACCGTTTTTATAAAGAAGATATGATTCATCCCAGTACGCAGGCTGTCAATTATATTTTCGAGAAATTTGGAAATGCTTATTTTTCTGATGAAACCAAGGATTTTATCAAAGAAAATTTTAAAATTATCAAAGCCCTGGAGCATAAGACCAATGATAAGAAAGATCCAAAATTTATTGAGTTCAGAGAAAAGCTGGATCAAAGAATAGAAAATCAGCGTAGGAAAGTAAAACATAAAATATTCTAA
- a CDS encoding DUF4269 domain-containing protein, whose protein sequence is MPDFTKIDYLKNGNERQRKAYNILTKYHIFEKLKAYSPILAGTVPIEIDIEGSDLDLIFEVDLRFEEDFLDDLMFSRFIPHNVETKVEYPIINGGKCITLNFMLDEFPIEIFGQNKPTTEQNAYLHMIAEYKILQEKGEEFKQKIIELKKQGIKTEPAFGLLLGLENPYEDLLKFK, encoded by the coding sequence ATGCCTGATTTTACAAAGATTGACTATTTGAAAAACGGAAATGAAAGGCAGAGAAAAGCTTATAATATTCTAACAAAGTATCATATTTTTGAAAAATTAAAAGCTTATTCACCTATTTTAGCAGGAACTGTTCCTATTGAAATAGACATAGAAGGAAGTGATCTGGATCTTATTTTTGAAGTGGATCTTAGATTTGAAGAAGATTTTCTGGATGATTTGATGTTCAGCAGGTTTATTCCTCACAACGTGGAAACGAAAGTTGAATATCCTATCATCAATGGTGGAAAATGCATTACATTAAATTTCATGCTGGATGAATTTCCTATAGAGATTTTTGGACAGAATAAACCGACAACTGAGCAGAATGCATATCTTCATATGATTGCTGAATACAAAATATTACAGGAAAAGGGAGAAGAATTTAAACAAAAAATAATAGAACTGAAAAAACAGGGTATAAAAACAGAACCGGCTTTCGGATTATTGCTGGGACTTGAAAATCCTTATGAAGATCTGTTGAAATTTAAATAA